A single region of the Sebaldella sp. S0638 genome encodes:
- a CDS encoding YqaJ viral recombinase family protein — MFKKILYSTHDEWLNLRKQGIGGSDAGLLMDIEQYGNKNIVDLWLEKSGKVTKPNETNSAMERGHKLEPIIRQLYAIDNPDKQIKEVKELYVHPKYDFIRASLDGEIILPNGNIGILEIKTTTIHQYSIYKKLWKDEENNDTIPENYLYQVLHYFLVTNYDFAVLVADIRFRCFEDNSDTFDLNKQLKTYTIYKNEWMNRIEELKQKEIEFWSYVTNDIEPPYIKEYPIGIGGKHGRK; from the coding sequence ATGTTTAAGAAAATCCTATACTCCACTCATGATGAATGGCTTAATTTAAGAAAACAGGGAATCGGTGGCAGTGATGCTGGATTACTTATGGATATAGAACAATATGGAAATAAAAATATTGTTGATTTATGGCTTGAAAAATCCGGTAAAGTTACTAAGCCCAATGAAACTAATTCCGCTATGGAAAGAGGACATAAACTTGAACCCATTATCAGACAGCTGTATGCCATTGATAATCCTGATAAACAAATCAAAGAAGTTAAAGAGCTCTATGTACATCCTAAATATGATTTTATCAGAGCTTCCTTAGACGGTGAAATTATTCTACCTAATGGTAATATCGGTATACTTGAAATTAAAACCACTACCATTCACCAATATTCAATCTACAAAAAGCTTTGGAAGGATGAGGAAAATAACGACACCATTCCGGAAAATTACCTATATCAGGTACTCCATTACTTCCTTGTTACTAACTATGACTTTGCCGTATTAGTTGCTGATATCAGATTTAGATGTTTTGAGGATAACTCTGATACATTTGACCTTAATAAACAGCTCAAAACATACACCATATATAAAAATGAATGGATGAACAGGATAGAGGAACTTAAACAAAAAGAAATAGAATTCTGGTCTTATGTCACTAATGACATTGAACCGCCATATATTAAAGAATATCCTATTGGAATTGGAGGAAAACATGGAAGAAAATAA